One Miscanthus floridulus cultivar M001 chromosome 11, ASM1932011v1, whole genome shotgun sequence DNA window includes the following coding sequences:
- the LOC136494220 gene encoding uncharacterized protein — MPEAARGMLDPAGEGEAEQEEFYESLDRILSSSCSSTSASASDDDADHRRRSSRRHHLLHQHHHNPPPSSRPDASSAYDVWISEPTSVEERRRLLLQRLGLASAPPPPSPPRRSPSPPVSPPASPPAPAEEPRSGGGGLGRPPLARNPSSSGGEQQCRIRNLDDGTEFEVGEVHEEEVVREVGTGRHLTFEEFELCVGRSPIVHELMKRTTTAASASASDNAAPASSRPRRKAGGGWLRGIRQLAGTVAYGRRSADVGDKEKERKEREARRLSSATDDSLDGSGSRNVGRVRVRQYGKACKELTGMFMTQELAAHSGSVWCINFSLDGRYLATAGEDRVIHVWEVSEGDRKGELLGEASVAKESGGGCSPFLTVVGNDSPEIAALSLSCADGGYVEKKRRPRKQSNRKSVGSDHLVVPECVFGFRDKPVCSLLGHAADVLDLSWSKSQYLVSSSMDKTVKLWDITASTCLKTFAHTDYVTCIQFNPVDDNFFISGSLDEKVRIWNVRDRKIEDWNDLHEMVTAACYSPDGQVAMVGSHKGSCHIFDTSERKLQYKSQIDLRIRKKKSGQKKITGFQFAPGSSSEVLITSADSRIRVVNGDEFVHKFKGFRNTSSQISASVAPNGKYVICASEDSHVYVWRHDNSSHPSRSRSTVDVTNSYEHFHCHGVTVAVTWPGAETRGSFGSRSSRHSDSDGAVNSGRDLPVENTQHNSDAADIRYNESPVCEGMTSRSTSRHQGDGASTSWPDEKLPSAKSSPGHCSSDLCMGAMDVQRRSAWGLVIVTAGRGGEIRVFQNFGFPVQV, encoded by the exons ATGCCGGAGGCGGCGCGGGGCATGCTGGATCCGGCGGGCGAGGGGGAGGCGGAGCAGGAGGAGTTCTACGAGTCGCTGGATCGGATCCTCTCCTCTTCCTGctcctccacctccgcctccgcctccgacgacgacgccgaccaccgccgccgcagcagcaggcgccaccacctcctccaccagcaccaccacaacCCGCCGCCGTCCTCGCGGCCGGACGCGTCCTCCGCGTACGACGTCTGGATCTCCGAGCCCACATCCgtcgaggagcgccgccgcctcctgctcCAGCGCCTCGGCCTCGcctccgccccgccgccgccttctCCGCCTCGCCGCTCGCCGTCGCCTCCCGTGTCTCCCCCGGCCTCGCCTCCGGCGCCCGCGGAGGAGCCCAgatccggcggcggcgggctcGGGAGGCCTCCGCTGGCTCGGAATCCCAGCTCCAGCGGCGGGGAGCAGCAATGCCGGATACGGAACCTGGACGACGGCACGGAGTTCGAGGTCGGGGAGGTGcacgaggaggaggtggtgcgGGAGGTGGGCACCGGCCGCCACCTCACATTCGAGGAGTTCGAGCTCTGCGTTGGCCGCTCCCCGATCGTGCACGAGCTCATGAAGCGGACCACCACCGCGGCCTCCGCGTCCGCCTCTGACAACGCCGCCCCCGCGTCCAGCAGGCCCCGGAGGAAGGCCGGGGGCGGCTGGCTGCGCGGAATCAGGCAGCTGGCGGGCACCGTCGCGTACGGGCGCCGCAGCGCAGACGTAGGGgacaaggagaaggagaggaaggaaAGGGAGGCGCGGCGCCTCAGCTCTGCCACCGATGATAGCCTCGATGGCTCCGGCTCGCGCAATGTCGGGAGGGTCCGGGTGCGCCAGTACGGAAAGGCGTGCAAGGAGCTCACTGGGATGTTCATGACGCAGGAATTGGCTGCCCACTCAGGCTCCGTGTGGTGCATCAACTTCAGTCTGGATGGACGATACCTTGCCACTGCTGGAGAGGATCGTGTGATCCATGTGTGGGAGGTGTCGGAGGGAGACAGAAAGGGCGAGTTGCTCGGGGAAGCTTCGGTGGCGAAGGAGAGCGGTGGTGGCTGTAGCCCGTTTCTCACGGTTGTTGGGAATGATTCACCGGAGATCGCCGCATTGTCATTGTCCTGTGCTGATGGGGGCTACgtggagaagaagagaaggccGAGGAAACAGAGCAATCGGAAGTCTGTCGGGTCTGATCATCTAGTTGTTCCGGAGTGTGTATTTGGTTTCAGAGACAAGCCAGTTTGCTCGCTTCTGGGACATGCCGCCGATGTCCTTGATCTTTCATGGTCCAAATCTCAG TACTTGGTCTCATCCTCCATGGACAAAACTGTTAAGCTCTGGGACATCACTGCCAGTACCTGTTTGAAAACATTCGCACATACGGACTATG TGACTTGCATCCAGTTCAATCCTGTAGATGATAACTTCTTCATTAGTGGATCACTGGATGAGAAAGTTCGCATTTGGAATGTCCGAGATCGTAAGATTGAGGATTGGAATGATCTTCATGAGATGGTTACCGCTGCTTGTTATTCCCCTGACGGACAG GTTGCAATGGTGGGCTCTCACAAGGGAAGCTGTCATATATTTGATACATCTG AGAGGAAGCTTCAGTACAAAAGTCAGATAGATTTAAGAATTAGGAAAAAGAAGTCTGGCCAGAAGAAGATAACTGGCTTCCAG TTTGCTCCTGGAAGCTCCTCGGAAGTTCTGATTACTTCTGCAGATTCAAGAATACGTGTTGTTAACGGCGATGAATTTGTTCACAAGTTTAAAG GGTTTCGGAACACGAGTAGCCAAATCTCAGCTTCTGTAGCTCCGAATGGGAAATACGTCATCTGTGCCAGTGAGGATTCTCACGTCTATGTGTGGAGACATGACAACAGTTCCCACCCTAGCAGGAGCAGGAGTACAGTTGATGTAACCAACTCATATGAACATTTCCACTGCCATGGTGTGACCGTGGCTGTCACATGGCCTGGTGCTGAAACCCGAGGTTCGTTTGGATCTCGAAGCAGCAGGCACAGTGATTCAGATGGAGCAGTGAACTCTGGTCGAGACCTCCCAGTTGAGAACACTCAGCACAATTCTGATGCAGCTGATATCAGATACAATGAGAGCCCAGTTTGCGAAGGAATGACAAGCAGAAGCACCAGTAGACATCAAGGTGATGGAGCATCCACATCCTGGCCTGACGAAAAATTACCGTCAGCCAAGAGCAGCCCTGGTCACTGCTCGTCCGATCTTTGCATGGGAGCTATGGATGTCCAGCGCCGGTCTGCGTGGGGTTTGGTGATTGTCACGGCTGGGCGGGGAGGCGAGATCAGGGTGTTCCAGAATTTTGGCTTCCCAGTTCAAGTGTAA